The genomic DNA TCCGGAACACATGCAGCATTCGTGTCTGACCCTGGTCGAGATTACCGATCACTGCAATCTGCGCTGTCCCATCTGCTACGCCGAAAGCGGCCCCCACCGACCGGGGTTTCGTGATCTGGCCACGGTCGAACGCATGCTCGACGCGGTCGTAGCCAACGAAGGCGAGCCGGACGTGGTGCAGCTTTCCGGTGGCGAACCGACCTTGCATCCGGATTTCTTTGCCATTCTCGATGCCGCGCGGCAACGGCCGATTCGCCATCTGATGGTCAATACCAACGGGCTGCGCATCGCCAAGGAACCCGATTTCGCCGCACGTCTCGCCGAGTATCAGCCAGGCTTCGAGCTGTACCTGCAGTTCGATTCGTTGCGCGACGAAGTACACAAGGACCTGCGCGGCGCCAAGCTGCGCGACGTGCGGCTCAAGGCGCTGGAACACCTCAACCGCCATGACATCTCAACCACGCTGGTCGTGACGGTCAAGAAAGGACTCAACGACGGCGAACTCGGCGAGATCATCGATTTCGCACTGACCCAACCCTGCGTGCGCGGCGTAACGTTCCAGCCGATCCAGGCCGCCGGACGGCTGGAAGGCTATGACGTCGAGCACAACCGCCTGACCTTGAGCGAAGTGCGCCGCCGCATTCTCGAACAAAGCACGCTGTTTCAACCGGACGACCTGATTCCCGTGCCATGCAATCCCGATTGCCTGGCCATGGCCTACGCACTGAAACTCGGCGACCAGATACTGCCGCTGACTCGTTTCGTATCACCGGAAACACTGGTCAGCAAGGGTCGCAATACGATCGTGGTCGAGCGCGACGAAGAGCTGCGCGCGCACGTGTTCGAGCTGTTTGCGACCAATCACTCGCCCGAGTCGCAGGCCTGTTCGCTGTCGGACCTGCTGTGCTGTCTGCCACAGGTGCAGGCACCCGCCGATCTGTCCTACCGTAACGTCTTTCGCGTGCTGATCATGCAGTTCATCGATGCCCACGGTTTCGATCTGCGCGCAGTGAAAAAATCCTGCGTGCATATCGCCCAGCCTGACGGACGCATCATTCCGTTCGACACCTTCAACCTGTTCTACCGCGACGACAAGGCCAAAAAACTTGCCGCGCTACGACAGGAAATCGATCAATTGCGCGCCATCGAGAGCACGATGCCATGAGCGACGAACGCATCCCCGATCCCTATCGACCGCCGCTGTCTCCCGAGCCAGGCATCGAGCCCGAGCCTCCCAAAATTGAAGGCTCGCTCGCCGCCGGCATCGGGCTTGCCTGGGTCGTCATGGTGCTGGGAGAAATCGTGCTCGGCGGCCTCGGTGTATCGGCCCATCCCCTCTTCCTGGGCGGCTGGTTCATTCCGCCGCTGGTCGTGGTGGTCTGGGCGATTTCATTGATCAGGCGCGGCGTGCGGCGAACCGGCAAGGGCATGCTGCTCGGACTGGCTTCCGTCGTTGCAGTCGTGCTGTTGCTGGTCGCCGCGTGCTTCGGCCTGTTGATGATGGGCGGTGGGTTGCACGGTCTGTGAACCGGGCAACTCACCCTGCGGTGAAATGCCAGACGACATAACCGGCAAACACCCCGTACAGCAAGCCAACCGGCATCAGCAAGCGCCCGTCCACGTTGCCACGACGGAACAGCCACCACAGGAAGATCACCGCGATACCGGTCAACACGCCGGCTACCATCAGCGGCGCATCGAACAGCCATGGCGTGGCAAACAGCGCCAGCGAACTGGGAATGGTCGCCTGGATCATCATCGCGCCGGAGATATTGGCCAACGCCAGACGCTCCTTGCCCTGACGTACCCAGATAAGCGCATTGAGTGTTTCCGGCAGTTCGGTGGCGACCGGGCTCAGCACCAACGCGACAAGGTGCGGCGATAGCTGAAATGCTTCACCGATCGCCTCGATCTGCTTGACGAAGGTGTGCGAGGCGATCGCGATGACGGCCAGCGCGAGCACGGTTTGCAAGGCGATCATCGACATCGCCGGGTTTTCGGCGCGTGGTTGGAATTTCAGCGGTTCAAGCGCATCTTCATCGTCCGGCACACTGTCGTCGTGCTTGAGTTCGCGCCAGACATAGAGCCCATAGGCGGCGATGAACAGCACACCGAGCCAGGGTTTGATCGCGAACACCACCAGACCCAAACCGCACTTCACTACGAAGATCGCCAGGAACCAGGATTGGTCGCGAGCGAGACGTCCGTGGTTGACGCGAACCAGATTATCCTTGCGCTGCAAGCGCTTTCGGTTGCTCCACAACGCAATGCCGACCACCGCATAGGCAATCGTTGCCAGCACCAACGGGCCACCCAACGCGGCACCGACGCCGATATCCTTTTGCTCGGGTGTGCGGCCAAATACCACCGCGACAAAAGTGACCGCGCTTTCGGGCAAGGCCGTGCCGAACGCAGCAAGCACCGTACCGGTAGCGGTCGCGCCGAGGCTGAGCTTTTGCCCGAACCATTCGACGCCGTTGACGAAATACTCGCAGGCGAGATAGATCGCACCGGCCGACAGCAGGAACAACAAGGCGATAAGCATATGAATCCTTGGCCGGGCGAGCGAACGTAAACCGATGGCACAACGACTCCGCTCGCCCGGCTAAAGGTGAGCTAAGTCGTGGCCAAAGGTCTCGCCGGGCCGGCGCAATCCTGAAGCACAAGATCGCGGGCCATCCGCACCATGAAGCATGCGCTTCAAGTCTGTTGACGCGGATTCCTCTGGGTAGGAAAGCGGTAAGGCCTTCCGGGAGCGAGGATGGCTACTCCCCAATGACTAACGGGCGCCATGGTAATGGCGCCCGTCGCTATCGGCAAGCTTGGGAGGCTTTAAGCGCCGCTGCGCTCGGCCAGCATGGCATCCAGGTCATAGGCGCCGTCAGGCTTGCCTGCAAGCCAGTGGGCCGCCTCGATGGCGCCACGGGCGAAGATGGAGCGGTCGGTGGCACGATGCCCCAATTCCACGCGTTCGCCCTGCCCGATCAGCATCGCGCTGTGCTCGCCGACGATATCGCCGCCACGAACGACGGCAAAGCCGATCGTGCCGGATTTACGCGGGCCTGGACGGCCTTCGCGGGTGTAGACCGCGTCCTGTTCCAGGGTGGTGCCACGCGCCTGTGCCGCGGCCTTGCCGAGCGAAAGCGCGGTGCCCGATGGTGCGTCTTCCTTGCGGTTGTGGTGCGCCTCGACGATTTCCAGATCCCAGTCGCGCAATGCTGCCGATGCCTGGCGCAGGAGACGTGTCAGCACTGCCACGCCAAGACTGAAGTTGGTGGCGCGCAGGTGTGCGATCGGCGCTGCGTTTAGACGCTGGGCAAGTGCATCATCGATGCCGGTAGTGCCGGTGACGAGTGCGACCTTGTT from Dyella sp. GSA-30 includes the following:
- a CDS encoding radical SAM protein → MGAKVRPYLFYDSAISICSTCLRRVEAKILIKDERVYLEKWCPHHGRERVLVADDAAYYRQCRELYIKPPELPQRFNTPQHYGCPYDCGLCPEHMQHSCLTLVEITDHCNLRCPICYAESGPHRPGFRDLATVERMLDAVVANEGEPDVVQLSGGEPTLHPDFFAILDAARQRPIRHLMVNTNGLRIAKEPDFAARLAEYQPGFELYLQFDSLRDEVHKDLRGAKLRDVRLKALEHLNRHDISTTLVVTVKKGLNDGELGEIIDFALTQPCVRGVTFQPIQAAGRLEGYDVEHNRLTLSEVRRRILEQSTLFQPDDLIPVPCNPDCLAMAYALKLGDQILPLTRFVSPETLVSKGRNTIVVERDEELRAHVFELFATNHSPESQACSLSDLLCCLPQVQAPADLSYRNVFRVLIMQFIDAHGFDLRAVKKSCVHIAQPDGRIIPFDTFNLFYRDDKAKKLAALRQEIDQLRAIESTMP
- a CDS encoding sodium:calcium antiporter, which encodes MLIALLFLLSAGAIYLACEYFVNGVEWFGQKLSLGATATGTVLAAFGTALPESAVTFVAVVFGRTPEQKDIGVGAALGGPLVLATIAYAVVGIALWSNRKRLQRKDNLVRVNHGRLARDQSWFLAIFVVKCGLGLVVFAIKPWLGVLFIAAYGLYVWRELKHDDSVPDDEDALEPLKFQPRAENPAMSMIALQTVLALAVIAIASHTFVKQIEAIGEAFQLSPHLVALVLSPVATELPETLNALIWVRQGKERLALANISGAMMIQATIPSSLALFATPWLFDAPLMVAGVLTGIAVIFLWWLFRRGNVDGRLLMPVGLLYGVFAGYVVWHFTAG
- the dapB gene encoding 4-hydroxy-tetrahydrodipicolinate reductase, yielding MPSPIRLAVNGATGRMGQALLGLLRDDKRFELCAAISSERHAGKPVFPGNEALSYTTAWPENLDVVIDFSGPEGLVAALDYCEANKVALVTGTTGIDDALAQRLNAAPIAHLRATNFSLGVAVLTRLLRQASAALRDWDLEIVEAHHNRKEDAPSGTALSLGKAAAQARGTTLEQDAVYTREGRPGPRKSGTIGFAVVRGGDIVGEHSAMLIGQGERVELGHRATDRSIFARGAIEAAHWLAGKPDGAYDLDAMLAERSGA